A genome region from Catharus ustulatus isolate bCatUst1 chromosome Z unlocalized genomic scaffold, bCatUst1.pri.v2 scaffold_26_arrow_ctg1, whole genome shotgun sequence includes the following:
- the POLR1E gene encoding DNA-directed RNA polymerase I subunit RPA49, whose product MAAATWRYRGDPEAERPAALVRFANGKLQRPDSLRFTVYRNRDTAHPRKKNRRILVSETERLCYVGHNFGSEVMKCNSLCRYFVGVLDKNSGQMDVYNAEIFNMQPLLSDNPLPDDTKDYQTKSYREKMDLCIEAFGTSKQKRALSSRRMNAVGSDIVSTAVTKAAANVIDAKGVTALVQDVAQDDVQNISAFLPPCHEDASRPEHVYKFEDILSAAEYEALRVPAAALASITPEELAKRAEERSHCSFVLEELKFLPTDQKSRDHKARCLWFLDTLIKFSHQKVIKKKHPMGPECPHIISKKLMKNFSSLTYNNGSMQNLISASMKAKITAYVIALALHINNFQTDLTVLQNDMKLPESRILDIAKALRLRVSKAKAGPGLEDDHSHKLGTLSLPLPVQKAPEGQRKRRKMT is encoded by the exons ATGGCCGCCGCCACCTGGCGCTACCGCGGGGACCCCGAGGCGGAGCGGCCGGCGGCGCTcg TGCGGTTCGCCAACGGGAAGCTGCAGCGCCCCGACTCCCTGCGCTTCACCGTGTACCGGAACCGGGACACGGCGCATCCCCGGAAGAAGAACCGCAGGATCCTG GTCTCGGAGACAGAGCGGCTCTGCTACGTGGGGCACAACTTTGGCAGCGAGGTCATGAAGTGCAACTCCCTGTGCAG GTACTTCGTTGGTGTGTTAGACAAGAACTCTGGGCAGATGGACGTCTACAATGCTGAAATATTCAACatgcagcccctgctctcag ATAACCCCCTGCCTGACGACACAAAGGACTATCAGACCAAGTCCTACAGGGAGAAG ATGGATTTGTGCATCGAGGCCTTTGGAACCAGCAAGCAGAAGCGAGCTCTGAGCTCCCGCCGCATGAACGCTGTGGGCAGCGACATCGTGAGCACGGCCGTGACAAAAGCAGCTGCCAACGTCATCGATGCCAAGGGGGTCACAG CTCTGGTGCAGGACGTGGCCCAGGACGATGTGCAGAACatctctgccttcctgccccCGTGCCATGAGGACGCCAGCAGGCCAGAGCACGTTTACAAGTTTGAGGACA TCCTGTCTGCTGCCGAGTACGAGGCGCTGCGGGTGCCAGCAGCCGCCCTGGCCAGCATCACCCCAGAGGAGCTGGCCAagagagcagaggagagaag ccactgctccttTGTTCTGGAGGAGCTGAAGTTCCTGCCCACTGATCAGAAGAGCAGAGACCACAAAGCCCGATGCCTCTGGTTCCTGGACACCCTCATCAAGTTCAGTCACCAGAAAGTGATCAAGAAGAAGC ATCCCATGGGTCCTGAATGCCCACACATCATCAGCAAGAAACTCATGAAGAATTTCAGCTCACTGACCTACAACAACGGCAG CATGCAGAACTTAATCTCTGCGTCCATGAAGGCTAAAATCACCGCGTACGTCATTGCCTTGGCTTTGCACATCAACAACTTCCAGACGGATCTCACCGTCCTGCAGAACGACATGAAGCTCCCAGAGAGCAG GATCCTGGACATCGCCAAGGCCCTGCGGCTCAGGGTGTCCAAGGCCAAGGCGGGGCCAGGGCTGGAGGATGACCACAGCCACAAGCTGGGCACTCTGTCTCTGCCCTTGCCCGTGCAGAAGGCACCGGAGGGACAGCGCAAGCGCAGGAAAATGacctga